Proteins from one Desulfonema limicola genomic window:
- a CDS encoding HNH endonuclease, protein MVNKRVTPEQKKSVAEYAKYCCEYCRSQEKFAMQSFSIEHIIPRSKGGKTVKSNLAYACQGCNAHKYNKTEEYDPITGKIASIFNPRKQRWVEHFKWSDDFSMIIGMTPTGRVTIDTLKFNRDGLVNLRKILYSTGDHPPDEEIAL, encoded by the coding sequence ATGGTTAATAAAAGAGTAACTCCCGAACAAAAAAAATCTGTCGCTGAATATGCCAAATATTGTTGTGAATATTGTCGCTCTCAGGAAAAATTTGCTATGCAGTCCTTCTCAATAGAACATATTATTCCCCGAAGCAAAGGTGGTAAAACAGTAAAATCTAATCTTGCTTATGCTTGTCAAGGTTGTAATGCTCATAAATACAATAAAACTGAAGAATATGACCCTATAACTGGTAAAATAGCATCAATTTTTAACCCAAGAAAACAACGATGGGTTGAACATTTCAAATGGAGTGACGATTTTTCTATGATTATTGGCATGACTCCAACTGGTCGTGTTACAATAGACACTTTGAAATTCAACAGAGATGGTTTGGTAAATTTGCGAAAAATTCTTTATTCAACTGGAGACCATCCACCTGATGAAGAAATAGCACTATAA
- a CDS encoding tyrosine-type recombinase/integrase has translation MDKPGKKYTDSAMQDFLELISQYLLYIKRTRPPGIERQKRILKVLNDLVLSLVKLGIAADAVRIPDIDLYLKNTCQGLSSGTTRDNRSIIRAFLRYLYHEHRLYEKDISVQLISAPVFNQDNPPRFLRTEEVSRLFAAASLSTPKDLRTNAILHLAFSSGLRPVETAKITLDDIAFKQGELSVPSRKGVNPAVFPLSEDTVKAVTAYRAYA, from the coding sequence ATGGATAAACCAGGAAAAAAATACACAGACAGCGCCATGCAGGATTTTTTGGAGCTGATTTCACAATACCTGCTCTATATAAAAAGAACCCGTCCCCCTGGTATTGAACGGCAGAAGCGGATTTTAAAGGTTCTCAATGACCTGGTTTTATCCCTGGTTAAACTCGGGATTGCGGCAGATGCGGTAAGAATCCCGGATATTGACCTTTATTTGAAAAACACATGCCAGGGCCTTTCATCCGGAACAACCAGGGATAACAGGTCAATAATAAGGGCATTTCTGCGGTATCTTTATCACGAACACAGGCTGTATGAAAAAGACATCTCTGTCCAGCTGATTTCAGCACCAGTGTTTAACCAGGATAATCCGCCCAGGTTTCTGCGGACTGAAGAAGTCAGCCGTCTGTTTGCTGCTGCAAGTCTTTCCACGCCAAAAGATCTGCGTACAAATGCCATACTGCATCTTGCGTTTTCAAGCGGTTTGAGACCTGTTGAAACAGCAAAAATCACCCTGGATGACATCGCATTTAAACAGGGAGAACTTTCAGTTCCGTCAAGAAAAGGTGTCAACCCTGCTGTTTTTCCTCTTTCCGAGGATACTGTAAAAGCTGTTACTGCCTATAGAGCCTACGCATAA
- a CDS encoding tyrosine-type recombinase/integrase codes for MLREKSYIPFVFSPDQVDEILKNLQMNIRKTNPHLFLADLAAYNALLMTARCGMRISEPLGLKDKDFRTDLLCACKGPASKGLVYRAFHRAVKDAGIKRTKQNAGNTTFGHTRVHSFRHSFAVNTLKDACERGLPPENVLPVLAAYMGHSDYRYTMKYLKVIDAEHFGGWADFCIFKRDREGA; via the coding sequence TTGCTGCGTGAGAAATCTTATATACCTTTCGTGTTTTCCCCTGATCAGGTTGATGAGATACTGAAAAACCTGCAAATGAATATAAGAAAAACAAATCCGCATTTATTTCTCGCAGACCTGGCAGCCTATAACGCACTCCTGATGACGGCCCGGTGCGGGATGAGAATATCCGAACCGCTGGGATTAAAGGATAAGGATTTTCGCACTGATCTCTTATGCGCCTGCAAAGGACCAGCTTCAAAAGGACTTGTTTACAGGGCATTTCACAGGGCTGTAAAAGATGCCGGTATCAAAAGAACCAAACAAAACGCCGGAAATACAACCTTCGGGCATACCCGTGTTCACAGTTTTCGCCACAGCTTTGCGGTTAATACACTGAAAGATGCTTGTGAGCGGGGACTTCCGCCTGAAAATGTACTGCCTGTTCTTGCCGCATACATGGGACACAGCGACTACCGCTATACAATGAAATATCTCAAGGTCATTGATGCAGAACATTTTGGAGGATGGGCAGACTTCTGCATCTTTAAAAGAGACAGGGAGGGAGCATGA
- a CDS encoding IS4 family transposase — MDTSENIKLKLSEILTREEVNAIAKKTGFFQRTGKICPFDFLMVLIFRLAVSYPPALRLMVSFLEKDVSRSGLHQRFSEKAAEFVKCCLQTIIAKQTMKDQPVSIKLLEPFNRVIIQDSSSWDISPQLKEIYTGAGGSASKANCKLQFCYDYKTGSIILLEDTKGTEPDQAHGKQIKDIVKENDLILRDLGYSSYETFADIAQKKAYFCSRFLTTSDVWELIDGKYVKVDFEKIFKQNDAGVELNVFLKGKGKDQYLPIRLIAFPVPQEIANLRRSRLHKNAAKKGRTCSPKGLFLCDWSMFIINASEDLIPSKMIRTLYRIRWSIELVFKNWKSILKIHVSSVRKNHWRIKCELYAKLILAVMVHSIHQKVHYSTWTIKKKEISFDSLWKYIIARAESLHGAVKKSASEYVAIINSLLPSIIKVCEKYHQPSRKTTLQMIDEMIGDVQHFKIIGKNCLT, encoded by the coding sequence ATGGATACAAGTGAAAATATTAAATTAAAACTTTCTGAAATTCTTACTCGCGAAGAAGTTAATGCAATAGCCAAAAAAACCGGTTTTTTTCAAAGAACAGGCAAAATATGTCCATTTGATTTTTTAATGGTACTGATTTTCAGATTAGCAGTTTCATATCCTCCAGCATTAAGATTAATGGTGTCGTTTCTTGAAAAAGATGTCAGCAGATCCGGTTTACATCAACGTTTTTCTGAAAAAGCTGCCGAATTTGTTAAATGCTGTTTGCAAACAATTATAGCAAAACAAACAATGAAAGACCAGCCTGTTTCTATAAAACTACTGGAGCCTTTTAACCGGGTAATAATTCAGGACAGTTCAAGTTGGGATATATCTCCTCAATTAAAAGAAATATATACCGGAGCAGGCGGAAGTGCTTCAAAAGCAAACTGCAAGCTTCAATTTTGTTATGACTATAAAACAGGTTCCATCATATTGCTTGAAGATACCAAAGGCACTGAACCAGATCAAGCACATGGAAAACAAATAAAAGATATTGTTAAAGAAAATGACTTAATCCTGAGAGATCTCGGATATTCATCATATGAGACATTTGCAGATATTGCACAAAAAAAAGCATATTTTTGTTCACGCTTTCTCACGACATCAGATGTTTGGGAACTCATAGACGGCAAATATGTCAAAGTGGATTTTGAAAAAATTTTTAAACAAAATGATGCCGGTGTGGAATTAAATGTATTTTTAAAAGGTAAAGGAAAAGACCAGTATCTTCCGATTCGTTTGATTGCTTTCCCTGTTCCTCAGGAGATCGCAAATCTCAGAAGGAGCAGATTACATAAAAACGCTGCTAAAAAAGGACGAACCTGCTCTCCCAAAGGGTTATTTTTGTGCGACTGGTCAATGTTTATTATAAATGCTTCTGAAGATTTGATTCCTTCAAAAATGATTCGCACTCTTTATCGCATTCGCTGGAGCATCGAACTGGTTTTCAAAAACTGGAAATCAATTCTTAAAATTCATGTCAGCAGTGTGCGAAAAAATCACTGGCGGATTAAATGCGAATTATATGCAAAATTAATATTGGCAGTCATGGTTCATTCAATTCATCAGAAAGTACATTATTCTACCTGGACAATAAAGAAAAAAGAAATCAGTTTTGATAGTCTGTGGAAATATATTATTGCAAGAGCAGAATCATTGCACGGAGCTGTCAAGAAATCCGCATCTGAGTATGTCGCCATAATAAATTCATTGCTTCCTTCAATCATAAAAGTTTGCGAAAAATATCATCAGCCATCACGAAAAACAACGCTGCAAATGATAGACGAGATGATTGGTGATGTTCAACATTTTAAAATTATAGGAAAAAATTGTTTAACTTAA
- a CDS encoding toprim domain-containing protein gives MIPQSIIYRAKTADLPFVLHSLGLNLCREGRGFFLEDHDSLKIFQKQGIWIYKWWSRSGEAGDGIQFLQRYFGMKFHEAVKTLSGTDNCANYDCSCGDHTHSALNMTSTNPWQEKAKKLVDYARKKLFEPGGADSLSFLIRSRGLSLKTVKKHNLGWLPAKDHMLSKIVIPCYSSRNYLFRIRFRTDNPKPGETRYRVMKGSNPHSSFPLGITPGKPVIIVESELDAILIHQEAGRETGVLALGTASNDLTGPVCRFLTKKIPVNLICLDNDSAGKQRTEYFLKLIPNSLSCPVPREYGKDPGEAWRFMSIRKWLRGQIRQPDTDE, from the coding sequence GTGATACCTCAATCAATTATTTACAGGGCTAAAACTGCCGATCTTCCTTTTGTTCTTCACAGCCTGGGTTTGAATCTTTGCAGGGAAGGCAGGGGCTTTTTCCTGGAAGACCATGACAGCCTGAAGATTTTTCAAAAACAGGGTATCTGGATTTACAAATGGTGGTCCCGCAGCGGTGAAGCTGGGGACGGCATACAGTTTTTGCAGAGATACTTTGGCATGAAATTTCATGAAGCAGTAAAAACACTGTCGGGTACGGATAATTGTGCGAATTATGATTGCAGCTGCGGAGATCATACGCATTCAGCCCTGAATATGACTTCAACTAATCCCTGGCAGGAAAAAGCTAAAAAACTTGTTGACTATGCCCGAAAAAAACTTTTTGAGCCTGGCGGGGCAGACAGTCTGTCATTTTTGATCCGCAGCAGGGGGCTGTCCCTTAAAACTGTAAAAAAACACAATCTCGGATGGCTTCCAGCAAAGGATCATATGCTGTCAAAGATTGTTATTCCCTGTTACAGCAGCCGTAATTATTTGTTTCGCATTCGCTTTCGCACAGACAATCCCAAACCTGGTGAAACCAGGTACAGGGTCATGAAAGGGAGCAATCCTCATTCTTCCTTTCCATTAGGCATAACTCCTGGAAAACCTGTAATCATTGTCGAGTCAGAACTTGATGCCATACTCATACATCAGGAAGCCGGCAGGGAAACAGGGGTTCTTGCACTGGGGACGGCTTCAAATGATTTAACAGGGCCTGTTTGCAGATTTCTTACAAAAAAAATTCCTGTAAATCTGATCTGCCTGGATAATGACAGCGCCGGGAAACAGAGAACAGAATATTTTCTGAAGCTGATACCAAACTCTTTATCATGTCCGGTTCCACGGGAATATGGAAAGGATCCAGGTGAAGCCTGGAGGTTTATGAGTATTCGCAAATGGCTGCGCGGACAGATTCGGCAGCCGGATACAGATGAATGA
- a CDS encoding tyrosine-type recombinase/integrase yields the protein MLREKSYIPFVFSPGQVDEILKNLQMNIRKTNPHLFLADMAAYNALLMTARCGMRISEPLGLKDKDFRTDLLCACKGPASKGLVYRAFHRAVKDAGIKRTKQNAGNTTFGHTRVHSFRHSFAVNTLKDACERGLLPENVLPVLAAYMGHSDYRYTMKYLKVIDAEHFGGWADFCIFKRDREGA from the coding sequence TTGCTGCGTGAGAAATCTTATATACCTTTCGTGTTTTCACCTGGTCAGGTTGATGAGATACTGAAAAACCTGCAAATGAATATAAGAAAAACAAATCCGCATTTATTTCTCGCAGATATGGCAGCTTATAACGCACTCCTGATGACGGCCCGGTGCGGGATGAGAATATCCGAACCGCTGGGATTAAAGGATAAGGATTTTCGCACTGATCTCTTATGCGCCTGCAAAGGACCAGCTTCAAAAGGGCTTGTTTACAGGGCATTTCACAGGGCTGTAAAAGATGCCGGTATCAAAAGAACCAAACAAAACGCTGGAAATACAACCTTCGGGCATACCCGTGTTCACAGCTTTCGCCACAGCTTTGCGGTTAATACACTGAAAGATGCCTGTGAGCGGGGACTTCTGCCTGAAAATGTACTCCCTGTTCTTGCCGCATACATGGGACACAGCGACTACCGCTATACAATGAAATATCTCAAGGTCATTGATGCAGAACATTTTGGAGGATGGGCAGACTTCTGCATCTTTAAAAGAGACAGGGAGGGAGCATGA
- a CDS encoding tyrosine-type recombinase/integrase — MRRLYIIGARPESRARELFLGLYPPYEPVTVYVIRSSISQLMRKAGVLGTPYSLRHTYAQNLLESGASIYEIKEMLGHDSLKSTKKYLHVDIKLMRKVLFNDTI; from the coding sequence ATGCGTAGGCTCTATATTATCGGTGCCAGACCTGAAAGCAGGGCAAGAGAGCTGTTTCTCGGACTTTATCCGCCATATGAACCGGTTACTGTTTATGTAATCAGGTCGAGTATAAGTCAGCTTATGAGAAAAGCCGGTGTTTTGGGCACTCCATACAGTCTCAGGCATACTTACGCACAAAATCTTCTTGAAAGCGGTGCGTCAATATATGAAATCAAGGAGATGCTCGGTCATGACAGCCTGAAAAGCACGAAAAAGTACCTGCATGTTGACATTAAACTTATGAGAAAGGTTTTGTTCAATGATACGATTTAA
- a CDS encoding tyrosine-type recombinase/integrase encodes MKLSTCIRTFFSHYLFEVKNSSLLTIKSYKETFKIFFSFAAQYLGVKIGRIELEDLSTDLILSFLEYLEDERENSIRTRNQRLAVLKSFAKMIRLKYPEHRDIADRILNIPQKRAVKSLAGFLSHDEIIQVFDSVNLSKKDGFRDHAILRLMYDSGARAGEVGNLELDSMDSRESLLYILGKGGAYRRVQIWPRTVQIIEHYVKNHRLTPSALFSKYLFINQRREKLTRQGIYKICKKYISLVLPENRLKQLEPAHCFRHSCAVHMLMDGKPLSHIKNHLGHENINSTMIYLKLDLSRKKEVHKGFIEYTRKTLVNSPDIDGLIDWDNKDEVLKWMDNL; translated from the coding sequence ATGAAACTGAGTACATGTATTCGCACCTTTTTTTCTCATTATCTTTTTGAGGTAAAAAATTCAAGCCTGCTGACAATAAAATCATATAAGGAGACGTTCAAAATTTTCTTTTCTTTTGCGGCCCAGTATCTTGGTGTAAAAATCGGGAGAATAGAGCTTGAAGATTTATCAACAGACTTAATTCTCAGTTTTCTCGAATATCTTGAAGATGAAAGAGAGAACAGCATAAGAACCAGGAATCAAAGGCTGGCGGTTCTCAAATCTTTTGCAAAAATGATTCGTCTTAAATATCCGGAACACAGGGACATTGCAGACCGCATATTGAATATCCCGCAGAAACGTGCGGTAAAATCTCTTGCAGGATTTCTATCTCATGATGAAATAATACAGGTCTTTGATTCCGTCAATCTAAGCAAAAAAGACGGTTTCAGGGACCACGCAATACTCCGGCTGATGTATGATTCAGGGGCAAGAGCCGGCGAAGTCGGGAACCTTGAACTTGACAGTATGGACAGCAGGGAATCTCTTCTTTATATACTCGGCAAAGGCGGTGCATACAGGAGGGTTCAGATATGGCCGCGGACAGTACAGATAATTGAACATTATGTAAAAAATCATCGCTTAACGCCCAGTGCCTTGTTTTCAAAATACCTGTTTATCAACCAGCGGAGAGAAAAATTGACACGCCAGGGAATTTATAAAATCTGCAAAAAGTATATCTCCCTGGTGCTTCCTGAAAACCGCTTAAAACAATTAGAACCGGCACACTGTTTCCGCCATTCCTGCGCTGTTCACATGCTGATGGACGGAAAACCCCTGTCCCATATAAAAAATCACCTGGGACACGAAAATATTAACTCGACGATGATTTATCTCAAGCTTGATCTTTCCAGGAAAAAAGAGGTGCATAAAGGGTTTATTGAATACACGCGCAAGACCCTGGTAAACAGTCCCGATATTGACGGCCTGATTGACTGGGATAATAAAGATGAAGTCTTGAAATGGATGGACAATCTTTAA